The genomic stretch CTTGGAAAATGAGATTGATAAACTGGTCTATGAATTGTATAATTTAACGGAAGATGAGATTGCGATTGTGGAGGGGAGTGTCTGAATCGCGGATTTTTGGATATGTTCCCTCCCCTAACTAACTTTCAACTCTGACAAATACTCTCCCATTGACTTCTCCTATTTATAATTACCTTGCCAGTTTGGCAGAGTAAGTCAAATTGGCAGAGGAAAAGGTGAATAAAACCCTTTAAATACCTGTTTTTGAGTAGTTTCTATTGGCACGAAAATTGCTTTGTTGTCTATGTGTACTACTCGTGAAATTTAGTTTTGCGAAAAGCAATGCAAATTTGCCACCTATAGTTTTAAATTTGTTGACTGTCTTAGGTAATTGTCCGCTTTTCGTAGGAAAGTAGAAATGAGATTATTGGAGAAATATTGATACGGAGGGACTCTAAAATGGCTAGAAAAATTTTTGTTTCCTATAAACATTCTGATGATAGCGTTGAAAACCTTAACGGTGAAACAACTGCCCGTGCTTACGTTGATGAACTAATTGAACTATTTGAAGATGATGAAATCTATAAAGGGGAAGGTGATGAAGATTTAAGTGAATTCAAAGATGAAACGATTGAAACACATCTGAAAGATAAAATATACGATAGTAGTTTAACGCTTGTCCTAATTTCACCAAATATGAAAGACGAATCTGAAAATGAGTCTGACCAATGGATTCCTTGGGAAATATCATATTCTTTGAAAGAAATCACACGGAATGATCGGACAAGCCAAACCAATGGTATGTTAGCAGTCGTCTTACCGGACGAAGATTCATCATATAGTTATTTTCTTGAAGATGACACATGCTCTGCCTGCAATTGCAGAATCCTACACACGAGTACACTGTTTCAGATACTACGCGATAATATGTTTAATATCAAGGAACCAACATATAGTGATTGCCCTAAACATCTACCCCAGACTGTATACGAAGGTCATTCTTCTTATATTTATTCAGTTAAATGGTGCGATTTTATCGGGGATACGGATAAATACCTTGATACAGCGGAAGAAATAAGAGATAACAAAGATGATTATGACATCACAAAAATAGTGAAAGATTAAGCTATAATCGGATATACCTGCCCTTGACGAAGGACGGTAAATTGATGAATAACGCGGAGAGAATCGCGAAGCATTTGGAAATGACCCAGTCTGTTATAGACCGTATCGGAAGGAACAGTTTTCAGTTAAAAGGCTGGAGTATGACAATCCTTGTTGCAGCAAAGGTTCTAATTACGAGAACTGATCTACCAAGTCCATTTTTGATCCTAGCACTTATTTTTCCCATCATAGGATTTTGGTTACTTGATGGATACTTTATCAGACAGGAGCGGTTGCTTCGACACATATATGATGAGGTCAGAAATCAATCTGATACTAACTTTGAGATGGATATTAACAAGCACACGAACAAATCGAACTGTAGGTGGAGATCCATTTTTTCTTCAATTGTACTTGGTATTTTTTATGGTGTAGAGGCAATCTTTACCATTGTTGTATTTATAATAACTTATTTCTGTTAAATTTTGGAGGTAGTATGCGACACGTATTTTTTAGTTTTGATTGGGATGATGTCTGGCGCGTCAACCAAGTCCGACACAGTTGGGTCGCAAAGGGAAGTTATACTGCAGCGGGTTTTGTTGACAGTGCCCAAATTGAAACGCTGAAAAGAAATACTGATCTTGCCATCAAACGATGGATAGGTAAGCAGATGGATGGTACATCTGTGACTTGTGTCTTGATTGGCAGTCAAACTGCTAATAGCAGATGGGTAAAATACGAAATTGAGCAAAGCATTGAAAAGGGAAATGGGTTGCTTGGTGTGTATATCCATAATGTAAAAGATAGGCACGGTTGGACATCTACTAAGGGAGCAAGCCCTTTCAGGCAACCCCCATTTAACCTTACACCTACCACCAACACTAATTTGGTTTATCCTTGTTGCTCATATTACGATTGGGTCAATGACAATGGGCGTGACAACCTTGGCAGTTGGATAGAAAAAGCTGCTCAGCAGGCTGGTAGATAGCACATCCCGCTGTTTTTAATCCGCGTCCTCCGTGTCCTCCGCGAAAATCCGCGATTCAGACGAACCCACAATGCAGCCCTCCAATGCTTATTCCGTTCAAGCCGCGTAATCAACCATTGATCTTGTTTCGTGAAAGTAAATTTTGGATGCACAAAGAACAAAATCCGCGTCATCCGCGATTCAGAAAAGGCGCAACGAATTGCGCAACTACAAACAGAAACACTCTTAAAATCCGCGTAATCTATTCAGTCCGTGGTAATCTGCGATTCGTATAAAATAGCAATTGACAAACACACCCCTAAATTGTATAATCTGATTAAGGATTGTGGTTGAAGGAACATAGAATCAAGAAATATCGCATGAACACACCGGTAGAAATATCCAGTTTAGCAGACTACATCAACCAAATAGACACGATAACCGATCCCGAAAAAAGCTACCTCTATCGTGGTCAGGAAAACGAGACATGGCGTATAACTAGTAGTGCCTATCGTCGCTTGGTAAGCAGTTCCGAGGATTTGGGACGGGAAGACGATCTTCTGCCTTATCCGTTGCGCGATTTGTACCAAAATTATCTCCTTGAAATTATTGATGAGATTAAACTGAGGTATCCATCTACATATAGAGACCTGTCCGCTTTAGAGTGCATGGCGCATTTACAGCATAATCGTGTTGCTACAGGCCTAATTGATTTTACCTTTGCTCCGTTAGTCGCTCTCTGGTTCGCGTGCACTAGTGAGAACATAAATGGCAAGGTTATTGTGCTGGAAAACAATAGTGAGAAAATTGAAGAGATAACAACTATTGAACAGCTTCAACAGGATTTGGCAGTATTTTTTCCGATTGATCAAGAAGATTGGTATCTATGGTCTCCGACGCTGGACAGTCAAATAGTGGAAACCCAACGGTTGATTATGCAGCAATCGGTGTTCCTATTCGGCTTACCGGAAATAGATACAGAAATGATCACACAAGAAATTACAATCCGTAGCGGTGACAAAGCAGATATCAAAACGGCGTTAGAAAAAATGGGAATCTCGGAAAAAACCTTATTTTCCGACTTACTCGGTTTTTTTGAAAGAAATAATGCTACACAACCTTATAACTTATCAGTTGACGCACTTGACTCCTGAGGGACACTGTTATGAACAACAAATTAACTGATAGGGACGACCTTTTTTCCAAACATTCGCGACGCGGGAACCAGAGGCTGTTCGCGAGAAAATACGACGAAGCCATTGAAGAATACAGTAGGGCAATAGAACTGAAACCCGATTACGCCCCTATCTATAGTATACGCGGCTACGCTTATCGCATCAAAGGTGATTTTGAATCTGCCATCAAAGACTATAATAAACTAATACAACTCAGGCCCGATAATGCTGATGCCTATTGTGATCGCGGGATCGCCTACAGCAAAAAAAGTGAATTTGCGCGTGCCCTTCAGGACTTCAGAAAGGCGATAAAAATTAAACCAAATTTCGCCGATGCCTATAACGGTCGTGGCTTGACATACCATCAGATGAATCAAGTAGACCAAGCCCTTCGAGACTTCGACAAAGCAATAGAACTCAGACCCGATTTTGCCAAGGCGTATAACAATCGCAGCTCGGTTTACAAAGATAAAGGTGATATTGATAAAGCACTTGAGGACACGAGTAAGGCAATAGAATTCCAGCCTAATTTGGCGTATGCCTATAATAATCGTGGAAACGCTTACGTTATGAAAGGGATAACAAGTCTCGCTATTAAGGACTTTAACAAAGCGATACGCCTAAATCCTGAACTTGCCGAAGCCTATTGCAATCGCGGCGTTGCTTATGAAAATAGTGGTGAACTTGAATGTGCCATCCAAGACTATACAAAAGCGATAGAACTTCAACCTGATTATGCAGTAGCGTATAACAATCGCGGAGTGGTTCAGAATAAAAAAGATGAGATTGATCTTGCCATTAAAGACTTTGATGCGGCGATACAAATCAAATCAGACTTCGCTGACGCGTACGGTAGTCGTGGTTACGCTTATTATGCCAAAGGCGAATTTGACCGAGCTATTGTAGACTACAACAAAGCAATAGAACTCAAGCCAAACTTTGCCGAAGCATATAATAATCGTGGTCTTGTTTACTTAGTTGAAGGTGAGCTGGAACTTGCCATCGACGACATGGGCAAAGCGATTGAATCTAATCCTGATTATGCCGAAGCATATTACAATCGCGGCGTGGTATGGTCAAGGCTGCAGCAGTGGGAAAATGCAAGATTGGACCTGACTGTTGCGAATATCATAGGAAAAAACAGTATCAACGCATTCCACCATATTAACAGAAACATCGTAAATCTTGAAGGGAGCCCCGATGTCAACCCGCCAGAAGACATCGCTGCAATGCTAACTCCCTTGCAGACATAGCAGGAAAACAAAAAACCGCCCGCTCAGCAAATAACTTGATGTTACAGAGTGACAATCCGCGTTCTCCGCGTTCTCCGTGATAATCCGCGATTCAGACAAAAGAGGAATATAGAAGGTTTCAGAGTCGGAACGCAGCCGAAGGAGGAGGTCTTCCAAATCGCTCCATCTCAACCGAGCGACAAAAAGGAGATGTAAACATGCAGGCACAAGCAGAACAGACACCTTACGATATCACCATTGAACGTTTTAGCAAAGCAATTGATCGGCGACCCACTTTTGCCGAAGGCTATAACTATCGAGGCATCGCTTACGGTAATAAAGGTGAAATTGACCGCGCTATTGAAAATTTTAACACAGCCATTAGGCGCAAGGAGAACTATGCTGAGGCATACAGCAATCGCGGCGCAGTTTATCGCATGAAAGGTGATTATGATCGTGCTTTTGAAGATTGCAATACAGCCATAAGACTTGACCCAAATTTGCCAGAAGCCTATAACAATCGAGGGATAGTTTATAAACGCAAAGGGGAAATAAATCAAGCTCTTGAAGATTATACCAAAGCGATAGAACTCGATCCGGGTTTTGCTTATCCTTATTACAATCGTGGTATTATTTACTACGAAACAGAGAAATATGATCTCGCAATTATAGATTATACCAAAGCAATAGAACTGAGACCCGACCTTGTCGATCCTTATAACAATCGAGGGAATGTTTACACTAAAAAAGGTGATTATGAACGTGCCATTAAAGATTACGACGCTGCGATAGAACGCAACACTGATTTAGCAGAACCATACTACAATCGCGGTATGATATTTGTACGCTTGCAGAAATGGGAAAAAGCCAAAGAGGATCTTACAACTGCCAGAAACAAACAAGAAAATATCATCATTGAACAGTTTCGCAAAGAATACGAAAATGTTGCCGACTTTGAACAGAAATACAATGTCAAACTACCAAAGGACATCACCGCCCTTCTAACCCCCGCGCAGGCATAGCAGTCCAACAAAAAACTGTCCGCTTAGCAAACCACTTGATGTTACAGAGTGCCAATCCGCGTCTTCCGCGTCCTCCGTGCTAATCCGCGATTTGCGGCGTACTCGACCAAATGCGATCTGCATTCAGACAACAGAGAAATCCATTATCTTCACAAAAACACGCATCCCAAACCCTGCCAATTAGAAATTTCCTACTGAAACAATTGCTAATCAACACAAGTTGTGATATACTTTCTTAACCATTTATAGAAAGAGGTGAATACCATGAACGACTATAGAAATATTATTACCATTGAACCGGGGAAACGCAGCGGACAGCCGTGTATTCGGGGCATGCGGATTACCGTTTACGATGTCTTTGAATACCTGGCATCGGGTATGACAGTCGCGGAAGTGCTTCACGATTTTCCCGAGTTGACCGAGACAGATATTCGCGCCTGTTTTGCTTACGCTGCGGACAAAGAAAAATCGCAGATGGTCGTTTACACAGATGAAACTTCTATTCGATCAGAACCTATCCGACCAACTGGTGACACTACTGGCGGACCTGTTTCCTAATTCTATCCATGTCAAAACAATAGGGTTAAATACGGCAGCGGATACCGAGTTATGGGATTACGCCCGTGATAACGACTATCTCATCGTTTCAAAAGATACAGACTTTAGGAATAGGAGCGTTATTCACGGTTACCCGCCAAAAGTGATTTGGATCAGGATAGGGAATTGTTCGACAAGTGCTGTCGAATACAATTTGAGAAAGCATTTCGCTGATATTAAAGAATTTGCGAGGGACGTAAATGCCGGATTATTTATCTTGTGGTAATTTTGAATAGGACTTACGCATTTCGTCTTAAAGTCCCCCTACCCCCCTGATAAGGGTGGATATGGGGGGTGTTTCTTCTAAGGGATTTAGGGGGTTTAAAGGGAACCCAATTACCGCTTTTTGCGTCCTAAATACCTGATATTCGCTCAATTTGCGTAAGTCCTGTTGAATTAAACACCATAGGTGTCAATTTAAGAAAAAATAACCGTCGCGACCTCCAGGCCGGTAGGTTCGGTTTTGCGGTGTACTCACCCAAATTTGGTTTCCCACACGCGGAGACCAAATTTTGCTTCGCAGTGAGAATGCTTTACATTGGCGATCTGCATTCCTAACCGAACCGAATTTCCTTGTAGAAGCCTTTAGTTGTGTTCACCTTTACCTTCTTGGGCATGTTCACCACGCTCTTCTCCATGACCATGCTCACCCTCGCTTTCCCGGCCATGCTCACCATTTTCTTCCCCATGGCTATGTTCACCCTCGCCGACTTCCGGATGTGCAGTCCATCCGTCGAAGTTCGTGCTTGTCGCAGTGAGTAATATCTCTCTCTTTTCGCCGGGAGCAAGGTCACCCGGGACTGTTGGGCCTAACTCTTTTCCATTTGATAAGTGGACTTCAACTCGAACCTGCTTCAAGGTTTCGTCTGTGGTATTTTCGACCGTGCCTTTGAAGGCATTACTTTGGGCATCGTACGTTAAAATGAGTCGGGCACCGTTACGAACCTTATCGTATTGCGCGTCCAATGCGAATTCAACATTAGATTCTTCACCGCCACTGTCAATGGGCACCTCTTTCTTTTTTGAACACCCACTTATACTAACCATCAATATGATAGTACTTGCTGCAAGAACGCCATAAATCGGATTCATGAATGTACCTCTTTGTGTAAAGATAGGAATTGCAAACGTTATTTTTTTTTACTAAAGTTTGGACAATTCTCGTCTGATGGTCTGCGTTTTCAAAGGTCTATCTATTTTTTTATCAGTTTCCCTCATTCACGGCGCTCGTAGAAAAAACAGACGCTTTTCTGCTGATTGGGGGATTTAGTCTGGGAATAGACTAAATCCATTCCTTGTATTACATTCCCAACCCCTACGACTCTGTGTTCTTCGTAGGGGGCGGGTCTCCCGCCCCGCTCTAAAATTGTCCAAAACTTAGTTTTTATAGTGAAGCCCATAAATAAGCGGGCATCTTTGTAGCATAGGAAACCGTTGGTCTCCTGTGCCAGTCTGAATGCCTGTTATAGGTATTCAGACTGTTTGAGAGTGCCCAATTAATTAGAGGTTTTACTATAACGGCACATTAGGGGTTGGTAGATGCATCTACGAAAAAGGGAGCAATAGGTGTATTGCTCCCTTGACAGAGTCTCCTCTGAAATTGTATCAGCACTGAAGTGCTTGGCTTAATTACCGCCGCCTTCAGCACCTTCGCCGCCTTGGCCGCCATGCTCGCCGCCGCCTTCGGCACCACCTTCAGCACCGCTTTCGGCACCACCTTCGCCGCCGCCAGCACTTCTGGGACCGACTTCGGGGTGTGCTACCCACTCGGTAAAGGATTGGCTCATGACTGGTAGTGTGATGGCGTGCGATTCACCGGACATAAGGTCAACATCCGGTGTTGGACCGAGTTCATCGACGGTGACCATACCGTCATATAAATGAACTTCAACGCGAACTTGCGTTAAAATCGCATTGGTCGTATTTGTAACAGTGCCTGTAAAGGCATCGGTCACTGCATCATAGGATATAATCAGATGCGCACCGTTTCGGACATTGTCATAAGTATCGGTAATAGCGAGTCGGACTGCCGACTCTTCGTCATCTGCTACTGGCATCATAGGGATTGTCTGCTGCGTTGTCCGTTCACAACCGATAAGCGTCGCCGCCATCAGTATGGCGACCAGTAGCGTGAGGGTTCCAAAATTGCGTTTCATGAGTAGGTTCCTCTCTAAAAGCATGAATTGTCTGGATTGGTATGAATCGATGAAAAATAAAATGTAACTTACTATCGTTTGCCCTATAGCCAAGCGAGCGATTTGGTATATTGCTCGCCTGGAGGCATCCGCTAACATCGTCCGCTGAAGTGGTTGGCTTAACCACCGCCAGCCCCTTCGCCACCTGGGCCATGTTCATGCCCGCCGCCTTCAGCACCTTCACCACCACTGCCAGTGCTAGGGCCGACTTCGGGGTGTGCTACCCACTCGGTAAAGGATAGGCCCCCGACCGGAAGTGTGACATCGTGCGATTCGCCCGGCGCAAGGTCAACGTTCGGTGTTGGACCGAGTTCATCAACAGTGACCGTACCGTCATATAAATGAACTTCAACGCGAACTTGCGTTAAAATCGCATTGGTCGTATTTGTAACAGTGCCTGTAAAGGCATCGGTCCCCGCATTATAGGATATAACCAGACGGGCACCGTTTCGGACATTGTCGTATGTATCGGTAAGACCGTAGCGGACTGACGACTCTTCGTCACTTGCGCCAGCAGCGATTGGATTTTCTGTAGCGGGAGTTTCTTCATCATTTGAACATCCGGTAATACCGGCTATCAATATCAGCGTAAAAGCGATTGCTGTGAGAATTCTCAAATGGCTATTCATGATATGCTTCCTTTTTTCTAACTTACGCACATCCTTCGTATTTGTGGACGAAGTTTGAAATTTTAAATCGGTTTGAGGTGTGTTCCAATTAGGTGTGAAAATGATAATGCTGCAACCTTCACGTGATTGCTTTTATCCGTTTAACTATAACTTGCTAAATTTTGTTTACATTACCTTTATAAATTATACTAAAGTTCGGGTAATTCTAATTTCCCCAGGCCCGGTAAGTGCGGTTTTGCGGTGTACTCACCTACCCCTGCCCCCTGATAAGGGGGGATAAAGGGGCCTGTTTTTGCTTGGGTATTTCTGCGGATTCCTTGTCGCTCGCGATACCACCGCGAAAATGATGAAAAAAACCGACAATTGAATGCCTCTGGGAAACGAAAACAAACGCTTGAAAAAAATCATCAAATGTGGAATAATATAAAGTGGGACTAAAACATCTTATTTTCAAAAGGAGAAAATACGCAAGATGCCACTGGATAGGAAAATACGTTATGGCATGGTAGGTGGCGGACCGGATGCGTTCATCGGTGCCGTCCATCGTAAAGCTGCGGCTCTTGACGGAGAAATTGATCTCGTCGCTGGCGCGTTCTCATCATCACCCGAAAAGTCGCGTCAACAAGGGAGCGAACTCTTTCTCGACGCAAACCGAGTCTACGGCTCTTATAAAGAAATGGCGGAAAAGGAGAGTCAACTGCCCGAAGGCGAACGTATCGATTTCGTCTCAATCGTGACACCGAATCACGTCCATTTTGATGTCGCCAAAACCTTTATTGAAGCCGGGTTCCACGTCGTCTGCGATAAACCGATGACGACAACGGTTGCCGATGCCGAGACACTCTGTAGCCTCGTCAAACAGCACGATGTTGTCTTCGCACTCACACACAACTACACGGGATACCCGATGGTGAAGCAGGCACGCGAACTCGTGAAAGCGGGGAAACTCGGAACGCTTCGGAAAATCGTTGTAGAATACCCACAAGGTTGGCTCGCCACATTCTTGGAAGACGAAGGCGCGAAACAAGCCGTCTGGCGCACTGATCCTAAGCAGGCAGGCGCGTCCTCGTGTATCGGGGACATCGGTTCACACGCCGAGAACTTAGCACACTATATCACGGGACTGGAAATCGAAGAAATCTGTGCAGACATGACGACTTTTGTAGAGGGACGGCTCTTAGAAGATGACGGGAATTTATTAGTCCATTATCAAAATGGGGTCCGCGGTGTCCTGTACGCATCACAGATTTCTGTAGGTGAAGAGAACAACTTACGCATCCGCGTTTACGGCACCGATGCCTCACTCGAATGGCACCAAGAGAACCCGAATTATCTCTCCGTCCGTTTCCCAGACGGTCCCGAGCAAGTTTACAAACGCGGCAACGACTATTTGGCAGAGGTTGTCCAGCACAACTCACGGATACCTTTCGGACATCCAGAGGCTTTTATTGAGGCATTCGCAAATATCTATGTCAACGCCGCACGCACCATCGCTGCAAAAATCGCAGGCGAAACTCCGACTGAGTTTGACACGGATTTCCCGACCGTCCAAGATGGAGCCCGCGGTGTGCATTTCATCAACGCGGCTGTAGAAAGCGGCAAACAACGTGCATGGATTGACGCGAGTTACACACCGCCCGCGTAATTTTAGGTTGGCAGTCAGCAGTCAGGGCGTTCGCTACGCTCATTCTCAGCAGTCGGTGAGAGGTCTCTGATTAAGTCTACTGAAAACCGATAACCGACAGCCGACAGCCAGAAAAAAGGAGATTATTATGGCAAGACCTGTAACACTCTTTACAGGCCAATGGGCAGATTTAACACTCGAAGAATTAGCAGAAAAAGCAAGCAGTTGGGGCTATGACGGCTTAGAACTCGCCTGTTGGGGCGACCACTTTGAAGTCGA from Candidatus Poribacteria bacterium encodes the following:
- a CDS encoding TIR domain-containing protein, which gives rise to MARKIFVSYKHSDDSVENLNGETTARAYVDELIELFEDDEIYKGEGDEDLSEFKDETIETHLKDKIYDSSLTLVLISPNMKDESENESDQWIPWEISYSLKEITRNDRTSQTNGMLAVVLPDEDSSYSYFLEDDTCSACNCRILHTSTLFQILRDNMFNIKEPTYSDCPKHLPQTVYEGHSSYIYSVKWCDFIGDTDKYLDTAEEIRDNKDDYDITKIVKD
- a CDS encoding TIR domain-containing protein, producing the protein MRHVFFSFDWDDVWRVNQVRHSWVAKGSYTAAGFVDSAQIETLKRNTDLAIKRWIGKQMDGTSVTCVLIGSQTANSRWVKYEIEQSIEKGNGLLGVYIHNVKDRHGWTSTKGASPFRQPPFNLTPTTNTNLVYPCCSYYDWVNDNGRDNLGSWIEKAAQQAGR
- a CDS encoding FRG domain-containing protein, with the protein product MNTPVEISSLADYINQIDTITDPEKSYLYRGQENETWRITSSAYRRLVSSSEDLGREDDLLPYPLRDLYQNYLLEIIDEIKLRYPSTYRDLSALECMAHLQHNRVATGLIDFTFAPLVALWFACTSENINGKVIVLENNSEKIEEITTIEQLQQDLAVFFPIDQEDWYLWSPTLDSQIVETQRLIMQQSVFLFGLPEIDTEMITQEITIRSGDKADIKTALEKMGISEKTLFSDLLGFFERNNATQPYNLSVDALDS
- a CDS encoding tetratricopeptide repeat protein, whose product is MNNKLTDRDDLFSKHSRRGNQRLFARKYDEAIEEYSRAIELKPDYAPIYSIRGYAYRIKGDFESAIKDYNKLIQLRPDNADAYCDRGIAYSKKSEFARALQDFRKAIKIKPNFADAYNGRGLTYHQMNQVDQALRDFDKAIELRPDFAKAYNNRSSVYKDKGDIDKALEDTSKAIEFQPNLAYAYNNRGNAYVMKGITSLAIKDFNKAIRLNPELAEAYCNRGVAYENSGELECAIQDYTKAIELQPDYAVAYNNRGVVQNKKDEIDLAIKDFDAAIQIKSDFADAYGSRGYAYYAKGEFDRAIVDYNKAIELKPNFAEAYNNRGLVYLVEGELELAIDDMGKAIESNPDYAEAYYNRGVVWSRLQQWENARLDLTVANIIGKNSINAFHHINRNIVNLEGSPDVNPPEDIAAMLTPLQT
- a CDS encoding tetratricopeptide repeat protein, translated to MQAQAEQTPYDITIERFSKAIDRRPTFAEGYNYRGIAYGNKGEIDRAIENFNTAIRRKENYAEAYSNRGAVYRMKGDYDRAFEDCNTAIRLDPNLPEAYNNRGIVYKRKGEINQALEDYTKAIELDPGFAYPYYNRGIIYYETEKYDLAIIDYTKAIELRPDLVDPYNNRGNVYTKKGDYERAIKDYDAAIERNTDLAEPYYNRGMIFVRLQKWEKAKEDLTTARNKQENIIIEQFRKEYENVADFEQKYNVKLPKDITALLTPAQA
- a CDS encoding DUF5615 family PIN-like protein — encoded protein: MKLLFDQNLSDQLVTLLADLFPNSIHVKTIGLNTAADTELWDYARDNDYLIVSKDTDFRNRSVIHGYPPKVIWIRIGNCSTSAVEYNLRKHFADIKEFARDVNAGLFILW
- a CDS encoding FxLYD domain-containing protein; protein product: MNPIYGVLAASTIILMVSISGCSKKKEVPIDSGGEESNVEFALDAQYDKVRNGARLILTYDAQSNAFKGTVENTTDETLKQVRVEVHLSNGKELGPTVPGDLAPGEKREILLTATSTNFDGWTAHPEVGEGEHSHGEENGEHGRESEGEHGHGEERGEHAQEGKGEHN
- a CDS encoding FxLYD domain-containing protein produces the protein MKRNFGTLTLLVAILMAATLIGCERTTQQTIPMMPVADDEESAVRLAITDTYDNVRNGAHLIISYDAVTDAFTGTVTNTTNAILTQVRVEVHLYDGMVTVDELGPTPDVDLMSGESHAITLPVMSQSFTEWVAHPEVGPRSAGGGEGGAESGAEGGAEGGGEHGGQGGEGAEGGGN
- a CDS encoding FxLYD domain-containing protein produces the protein MNSHLRILTAIAFTLILIAGITGCSNDEETPATENPIAAGASDEESSVRYGLTDTYDNVRNGARLVISYNAGTDAFTGTVTNTTNAILTQVRVEVHLYDGTVTVDELGPTPNVDLAPGESHDVTLPVGGLSFTEWVAHPEVGPSTGSGGEGAEGGGHEHGPGGEGAGGG
- a CDS encoding Gfo/Idh/MocA family oxidoreductase, encoding MPLDRKIRYGMVGGGPDAFIGAVHRKAAALDGEIDLVAGAFSSSPEKSRQQGSELFLDANRVYGSYKEMAEKESQLPEGERIDFVSIVTPNHVHFDVAKTFIEAGFHVVCDKPMTTTVADAETLCSLVKQHDVVFALTHNYTGYPMVKQARELVKAGKLGTLRKIVVEYPQGWLATFLEDEGAKQAVWRTDPKQAGASSCIGDIGSHAENLAHYITGLEIEEICADMTTFVEGRLLEDDGNLLVHYQNGVRGVLYASQISVGEENNLRIRVYGTDASLEWHQENPNYLSVRFPDGPEQVYKRGNDYLAEVVQHNSRIPFGHPEAFIEAFANIYVNAARTIAAKIAGETPTEFDTDFPTVQDGARGVHFINAAVESGKQRAWIDASYTPPA